Genomic window (Gammaproteobacteria bacterium):
GCGCGCGGCCCTGGTGGCCATGGTGACAAGGGCACCGACCCGCAGCGCAAGGGCTGAGATCCGCCGCCAGGCAGGTGCCTATAGCTACATTCCGCAATGCCGCGGCGTTGCCAGCGGCCGGCGGCATTGATAGCGTCGCAAACCCTTCAACCAATGGAACCGGTGCGGCCCTGGGCCCTGCCGGGCAGACCGGGAGACACCATGGCCGAGAACTTTGCCGTGACCATCGATGTGCGGGAAATCCCGCCGTACCAGCGCCACCCGCTGATCTTCGGGCGGTTCAACGAGCTGCGCCCGGGAGAGGCCCTGCAGCTGGTCAACGACCACGATCCGCGCCCGTTGCATTACCAGTTCCAGGCGTTGAATGGCGGCCAGTTCACCTGGGACTACCTCGAGTCGGGCCCGGCCCTCTGGCGGGTGCGCATCGGCAAGCTGGCGGGCGCCGCGGCGCCTGCGGCCGCGACGACGGGCGGCAGCTGCTGCTCGGGCGGTTCCTGCGGCTGACGACCGGCCCGGCGGCGGCCGCCTCGCGTCCTCAGCGGGCGCGGCGCGGGCGCCGCGGATCGGGCAGCGGCACCGAGAGGATCTGCGCCAGCGGCCGGCGCTTCTCGACCAGGTCCGCGAGGCTGTAGCCGTCGAGCACCGCCTCGAATGCCTCCACCGCCTCCGCCAGCGCCTTGCGCAGCTGGCACACCGGGGCGATGACGCAGGTGTTGCTGTCGTGGTCGAAACACTCCGCCGGTATCGAGCCGGCCTCGGTGAGCCGCACCACTTCCCCGACGTTGATCTTCGCCGGTGGCCGCGCCAGCTGCAGGCCGCCACCGCGGCCGCGCACGTTGGCGAGCAGGCCGTTCTTGCCCAGGAAGTGCACGATCTTCATCAGGTGGTTCTCGGAGACGTCGAACGCCGAGGCGATCTCGGCGATCGTCGCGCGCCGGTCCGGCTCGAGCGCCAGGTAGATCAGCACCCGCAGGCTGTAATCGGTGAAGGTCGTCAGGCGCATCGCTTGGCTGTCCGCTGGTTCCCGGGCCAGAACGGCAACGGCTGCGGACAGGCCTGCGCCTGCCCGCAGCCGTTGCGGGTACCTCAGGCTGGCTCGGCCAGCCCGGCGCGCAGGGCGGCACGGGCGCGCCTGCGCTTCCACAGCAGTTTCACGGTGTATGCCCCGAGGAACAAGCCCCCCGCGGCAAACACGATGTCTCCGGGCACCCGCAGCCAGACCATCGCCTCCATGAACGGCGAGTGGATGACCTCCGGGGAACGGGCGTACCACAGGCCCTCGCTGATGCTGGCGGCGGCCTGGTAGATGCCGGCCGGCAGCAGCGACAGGAACACCATCATCGCCAGGCCGATGTTCAGGCTCCACCAGGCCGGCCCGAGCAGGCGGTCCGGGTGCAGCCCGCGCGGGTACAGGCCGCGCAGGCAGAACAGCATCAGGCCGATGCCGAGCATGCCGTAGACGCCGAACAGGGCGGCATGGCCATGGGCCGCGGTCAGGTTCAGGCCCTGCACGTAGTACAGCGAGGCCGGCGGGTTGACCGAGAAACCGAGCAGGCCGGCGCCGACGATGTTCCAGAAGCCCACGGCGACGAAGCACAGGATCGGCCAGCGGTAGGCGGCCATCCAGGGTGCCGCGCGGCTGCGCCGGTAGGTCTGGTAGCCCTCCAGCCCGACCAGCGCCAGCGGCACCACCTCCAGCGCCGAGAACACCGCGCCGAGCGCGATCACCGAGGTCGGCGTGCCGGTGAAGTACAGGTGGTGCAGGGTGCCGAGAATGCCGCCGAAGAGGAACACCACGGTTTCCAGCACGATGGCCGAGTTGGCGGTGGCGGCGCGGATGAGCCCGAGGCGGGTGAAGATCAGGGCGATGACCGCGGTGGCGAATACCTCGAAGAAGCCCTCGACCCACAGGTGCACCAGCCACCAGCGCCAGTACTCGATCATCGAGTAGTGCGTGGTCGGGCCCCAGACCAGGGAGGTCGTGTAGAAACCGCCGATGCAGAGGGCGGAGAGGAACACCATGGCGATCAGGCCGCGGGTCTCGCCCGGCTGGCGCAGTGCAGGCCACAGCGCCCGGCCCATCAGCAGCAGCCAGAAGGCGAGGCCGACGAACAGCAGCACCTGCCAGATGCGCCCCATGCTGGTGAATTCCAGGCCCTGGTTGCCGATCCAGAAGGCGTAGTCCGCGCCGCGTGCCTGCAGCGTGCCGAGCCAGCCGGTGGCGGTGGAGCCGACGACGATGACGATGAGCGCCCAGAACAGCAGGTCGACGCCGGCCTTCTGCCACTTCGGTTCGTGGCCGGAGAGCAGCGGCGAGATGTACAGGCCGGTGGCCAGCCAGGCGGTGGCGATCCAGAAGATGCCGTACTGGGTGTGCACCGTGCGGCTGACGACGTAGGGCAGCACCTCGGCGAGCGCGAAGCCGAAGAAGGCCTGGCCCTCCACGGCGTAGTGGGCGGTGATCGCCCCCATGCCGATCTGCGCCAGCAGCAGGCCCACGACCACGAAGAAATACTTGCGCGTGGCGCGCATCGAGGCGGTGGGCACCGCGCCCAGCAGCGGATCGGCTGCCGGCGGCGCCGGGTCCGCGGCGTGGCCGCGGGAACCATGGAACCAGAGCATGGCGGCAATGCCGGCGATCAGCAGCACGATGCTGGCGATGGTCCAGATGACGCTGTCGGCGGTCAGGGTGTTGTCGACCAGCGGCTCGTGCGGCCAGTTGCTGGTGTAGGAGAGCCCCGTTTCGCCGGGACGGTCGGTCACCGTGGCCCAGGCCGACCAGAAGAAGAAGGCGGTGAGCGCGGTACGGTCCGCGGCATCCGCCACCGTATCGGCCGTCATGGCGTACTGCTCGCGCAGCGTGTCGAGCCCGGCGGCGCTGCCGAACAGGTCGGCATAGTGCCCGGCGACCGCGCGGATGGCCGCGGCGCGCTCGGTCGAAACCGTCAGGATTCCGCTGTGGCTGCTGTAGCCGTTGTGGCGCATCTCCTGCCGGAGCGCCGCATCGATGGCGCCCTGCTGCTCGAGGTCCAGCCCGGCGTAGGGTGCGCGGAAGCGTCGCTCGGCCAGGCGATCCCGCAGCGCCAGGGCCTCGCGGTGCAGCCAGTCCGCCGACCAGTCCGGGGCGACGTAGCTGCCATGGCCCCAGACGCTGCCGAGTTGCTGGCCGCCGGTGGCCAGCCAGATGCGCTGGCCCTGCTGCACCTCTTCGCCGGTGAAGACCGTGGCGCCGTCGGCATCCAGCACCCGCTCGGGGATGGGCGGTGCCTGCAGGTAGATCTGCCGGCCGGTCCAGCCCAGCACGGCGAAGGAGAGCACGAAGACAATGCCAAGGCACTGCCAGAGTTTGCGCGTCGGTTGCATGGAGGGATCCCCGGGGATGGTCGTGTTGGCGAAAGCGGCACCCTCGGTGCCAGTAGATGCATACGAAATGCCGCTTATTGTACGAAGCGCGCGGCCTTGACCAATTCGTCAATTACATCTTTACAGGGAGAGCGCCTTGCACTATGCGGGTGGCCGGCGCTGCTGCACCGGCCGGGCCGGGATCAGCGATACAGGGCTTCGAGCCCGGCCTGCAGGCGCAGCAGCCGGGCCGGTGGCAGGCCGGCCTCCAGCAGCGGGAAGAACTGCCGGTCCTCGAGGCGCACATGGGCGTTGAGCAGCTCGCCGAATGCCGCCAGCGCGGCGGCATCGACTGCATCGTCGGCGGCCAGCTCGCGGATCCGGCTGGTCATCTGCCGGTGCTCCGCCGCGAGGCGCTCCGCCATCGCCACGGCCTCGGCGCCGCAGTCCTGCGCCGCGGGAAACACCACCTGCTCCTCGGCGAGGAAATGCCTGCGCAGGTGGCGCTCATGGAACGCCGCCAGGGCCTGCGCCTGCGCCGCCGGCGCGGCCGGCCAGCCGCTGCCCGCGCTGCCGGTGCCGGTCACCAGGCGGCGCGCCAGCACCAGGCTCTCGTGGTGCTCGCGGGCAATCAGCAACAGGGATTCGTGGCGCTTCATGGGCGCCCGCAGTGTAGCGGATCAGGCGCTGGCGCCGGGTGCATCGGCCAGCAGGTTCAGGCCATGGACCGTCGGCGCAACAGGGCTCCGAGCCCGAGGGCGGAGGCCAGCAGCCACGCGGCACCGGGCACCGGCACCGCGGCAGCCATGAAGTTCACCGTGCCATTGCTGTGAAAATTGGCGAGGAAGGACTCGCCGCTCGACAGCGTGCCGCGCAGGCAGGCCATGGCATTCGCCAGCGAACCCGGGGCCGCGGTCCATGCTGCCTCGGGCATCGACTCGCAGATCCCGGCCGGCGCAACCTGGAAGCCCGTGCCGTAGATGTTGGCGATGCCGCCGAAGCCGAAAATGCCGGTGGCGCCGAGCTGGCCGCCACGCCAGTCGAAAACCGAGCCGCTGCCCATCAGCGTCACGCCCTCCAGTGACCCGGCCTGCAACGCCAGCACGGTGTTGGTCCAGACGTTGGCCTGGTTGGTATCGATTGCACCATCCACGGTGACGTGCACCGGGTTGCCGCCGTTCAGGTATGCCAGCCATGAGGCCTGCAGCACGCTGCCACCGCTGCCGACCCCGATGGTTTGCGCGTTGCTGGCCATGCGCGTGTGGTCGAGCTCGTTGCCATCGGCGTCACGCAGCACGCCCGAGAGGGTAACGGTGGGGGTCAGCAGGCGTACGTTGCCGGCGCCCATCTTCAGGTCTGCGTCGATGACGATGCTGCCGGGCGCCTCCAGCCACAGGTCGAAGAGGGTTGGCCCGAATATCACCGAGGCCGACAGGTCCGAGGAATCGGCCACGGCGATATTCTGCCCGGCGCTGATCAGCACCGTCGTGAACGCCATGGTTTGCGCGATCTCCGCCGCGTTCACGTAGTCCCCGCTCCCTGAGGAGGGCCCGTTGCCAATCGTGACTTCCAGCGGGACGGCCAAGGCGGCATGGCTAGGCATGACCAGGGCCAAGGCGCATGCCAGGGCGAAACGCATGCTGCGTCCGCAATTGATGGAAGACATGGGCATCTCCTTCGTTGTTCTTGTCATGGCCCCACGGGCTGGTGGGCGGATGCCGTTGGCGACGGTTGCGCACCATTCGGCACGACTATATCGGCTTTGCGTACCGGGGATGTCTGGCCATGTGACATAAGATGGTGTCAGGCGGCCCAGAATGCTCCCACCAGAGGGCTGCGCAATTTCTTTTCCAGCGTAAACAGGCCCACCTCGAAGGGCGCCAGCGCCGGTCGCGCTTCCAGCACCACCACCTGTGCGGCCAGAGGGCTGTTGTCGAGCACGATCTGCGGCACCACGCCGACGCCGAAGCCCAGGCTGACCATGCTGACGATGGCCTCGTTGCCGGCGACCTGCGCGTAGATGCGGGGAGCGACGCCGAGCTCGCGGAACCAGCGTTCCACCCGCTGCCGCGACAGGCCGCTCTCGGCGAGGATCATCGGCGTCTTGCCCCAGGCCGCCGGATCCGGCCGGCGCCGCTCGAGTTCGCGCCGGCGCGGCTCCCCGGCCGGGGCGATGAACACCAGCCGCGAGCGCGTGATGGGCCTGAAGGCGAGGCCGGCGGGCAGCACATCGGGGCGCGCACCGATGGCGATGTCCTCGTGGCCACCCAGCACCCGTGCGATGGCGTCCTCCGGATCGCCGGTGTGCAGCTTGATCTCGATCCGCGGGTGATCGCGCCGCAGCCGCCCCAGCAGCTCGAAGAGGAAGCTGTAGCTGGCGGTCACCGAGCAGTAGAGGCTCACCTCGCCCTGCAGCGTGCCCGCCTGCTCGAG
Coding sequences:
- the ilvY gene encoding HTH-type transcriptional activator IlvY, with the protein product MDIRQLRQFVHLAGALHFGRASAISHVSASALSRSIRQLEAEVGAVLFSRDNRSVALTRQGETFLRWAREVLAGWDEVRHTLLEQAGTLQGEVSLYCSVTASYSFLFELLGRLRRDHPRIEIKLHTGDPEDAIARVLGGHEDIAIGARPDVLPAGLAFRPITRSRLVFIAPAGEPRRRELERRRPDPAAWGKTPMILAESGLSRQRVERWFRELGVAPRIYAQVAGNEAIVSMVSLGFGVGVVPQIVLDNSPLAAQVVVLEARPALAPFEVGLFTLEKKLRSPLVGAFWAA
- a CDS encoding Rrf2 family transcriptional regulator produces the protein MRLTTFTDYSLRVLIYLALEPDRRATIAEIASAFDVSENHLMKIVHFLGKNGLLANVRGRGGGLQLARPPAKINVGEVVRLTEAGSIPAECFDHDSNTCVIAPVCQLRKALAEAVEAFEAVLDGYSLADLVEKRRPLAQILSVPLPDPRRPRRAR
- a CDS encoding DUF2249 domain-containing protein, producing MAENFAVTIDVREIPPYQRHPLIFGRFNELRPGEALQLVNDHDPRPLHYQFQALNGGQFTWDYLESGPALWRVRIGKLAGAAAPAAATTGGSCCSGGSCG
- a CDS encoding nitric-oxide reductase large subunit; the encoded protein is MQPTRKLWQCLGIVFVLSFAVLGWTGRQIYLQAPPIPERVLDADGATVFTGEEVQQGQRIWLATGGQQLGSVWGHGSYVAPDWSADWLHREALALRDRLAERRFRAPYAGLDLEQQGAIDAALRQEMRHNGYSSHSGILTVSTERAAAIRAVAGHYADLFGSAAGLDTLREQYAMTADTVADAADRTALTAFFFWSAWATVTDRPGETGLSYTSNWPHEPLVDNTLTADSVIWTIASIVLLIAGIAAMLWFHGSRGHAADPAPPAADPLLGAVPTASMRATRKYFFVVVGLLLAQIGMGAITAHYAVEGQAFFGFALAEVLPYVVSRTVHTQYGIFWIATAWLATGLYISPLLSGHEPKWQKAGVDLLFWALIVIVVGSTATGWLGTLQARGADYAFWIGNQGLEFTSMGRIWQVLLFVGLAFWLLLMGRALWPALRQPGETRGLIAMVFLSALCIGGFYTTSLVWGPTTHYSMIEYWRWWLVHLWVEGFFEVFATAVIALIFTRLGLIRAATANSAIVLETVVFLFGGILGTLHHLYFTGTPTSVIALGAVFSALEVVPLALVGLEGYQTYRRSRAAPWMAAYRWPILCFVAVGFWNIVGAGLLGFSVNPPASLYYVQGLNLTAAHGHAALFGVYGMLGIGLMLFCLRGLYPRGLHPDRLLGPAWWSLNIGLAMMVFLSLLPAGIYQAAASISEGLWYARSPEVIHSPFMEAMVWLRVPGDIVFAAGGLFLGAYTVKLLWKRRRARAALRAGLAEPA
- a CDS encoding hemerythrin domain-containing protein, which translates into the protein MKRHESLLLIAREHHESLVLARRLVTGTGSAGSGWPAAPAAQAQALAAFHERHLRRHFLAEEQVVFPAAQDCGAEAVAMAERLAAEHRQMTSRIRELAADDAVDAAALAAFGELLNAHVRLEDRQFFPLLEAGLPPARLLRLQAGLEALYR